One genomic region from Bacillus sp. SLBN-46 encodes:
- a CDS encoding YbdD/YjiX family protein, whose product MLKKIRGILVYRKQFISLLVGVPSYEKYVEHMKVHHPNEPIKSQKEFFCEAQEARYNGKGGKVSRCC is encoded by the coding sequence ATGCTTAAGAAAATTAGAGGCATTCTTGTATACCGGAAACAGTTCATTTCACTCCTGGTGGGTGTGCCAAGTTATGAAAAATATGTAGAGCACATGAAGGTTCATCATCCAAACGAACCGATTAAGTCGCAGAAGGAGTTCTTCTGCGAAGCACAGGAAGCACGTTACAATGGGAAGGGTGGAAAAGTGTCAAGGTGTTGTTAG
- a CDS encoding DoxX family protein, whose amino-acid sequence MFIRFLKENRYVSLLLTFLRLYLGWQWLHAGWGKISDGTFDASGFLNGAVKNMSGEHPSVQPWWGYFLKEVALPYVDLFNVLVPWGEFFVGLGLILGVFTSFSILMGLTMNFAYMFSGTTSTNPQMVLIGIFILIAGVNAGKIGLDHWFIPFFRRMLFKNTEKEFPQNI is encoded by the coding sequence ATGTTTATTCGATTCTTAAAGGAAAACCGTTATGTTTCACTGCTGCTTACCTTCCTTCGACTCTATCTTGGATGGCAATGGCTACATGCAGGTTGGGGAAAAATCTCTGATGGGACATTTGATGCAAGCGGATTTTTGAATGGAGCAGTAAAAAATATGTCAGGTGAACACCCTTCTGTTCAACCTTGGTGGGGGTACTTTCTAAAAGAGGTTGCTCTACCATATGTCGATTTATTTAATGTCCTTGTTCCTTGGGGTGAATTTTTTGTCGGTCTCGGATTAATTTTAGGTGTTTTTACGTCCTTTTCAATACTAATGGGATTAACTATGAACTTTGCTTATATGTTTTCAGGAACAACCAGTACCAATCCACAAATGGTTTTAATAGGAATATTTATTCTCATTGCTGGTGTCAATGCTGGAAAGATAGGATTGGATCATTGGTTTATTCCGTTTTTTAGAAGAATGCTATTCAAAAATACAGAGAAAGAATTTCCTCAAAATATTTAA
- a CDS encoding SRPBCC domain-containing protein, which translates to MNITYEYRFGLPRNVVWKLIKNEKVLRNALPGCKSFAETSKGVYRAELDVNIGPLQDVMILDIWLYENMPSTYQLKVNGKGNVGEIVGKADLVISDVDGGSKITCKADAEVTGALALAGKRILDTGATKGLDSFFQKVEKQIKRSIYEMRRNGR; encoded by the coding sequence ATGAACATCACATACGAGTATCGTTTTGGCTTGCCGAGGAACGTTGTTTGGAAGTTAATAAAAAATGAAAAGGTTTTACGAAATGCTTTACCGGGCTGTAAATCGTTTGCCGAAACATCAAAAGGAGTGTACCGGGCAGAGTTGGATGTAAACATCGGACCGCTCCAGGATGTAATGATACTTGATATTTGGCTATATGAAAACATGCCTTCAACCTATCAACTCAAAGTAAATGGAAAAGGAAACGTTGGAGAGATTGTAGGTAAAGCTGATCTTGTGATTAGTGATGTTGATGGAGGCTCAAAAATCACCTGTAAGGCTGATGCGGAGGTAACAGGTGCCTTGGCATTAGCGGGTAAACGTATATTAGATACTGGTGCAACGAAAGGGTTAGACTCCTTCTTTCAAAAAGTAGAGAAGCAGATTAAACGGAGTATTTATGAAATGAGAAGAAATGGTAGATGA
- a CDS encoding tellurite resistance/C4-dicarboxylate transporter family protein, whose protein sequence is MFSLLKQKAGNLFPGYFALVMATGALSIGTHLLGMDIISKILLYINIIAYISLWVLTLTRIFFYFPSMLADLTSHTIGPGFFTLVAGTCVFGSQLIIVGHNYSIAIYLWALAILLWLLIMYTFFSAVTVRRDKPTMVEGINGAWLIAAVATHSISILGTLLSPQVDSGKDILLFFTLCMYFLGCMLYLNIITLIFYRFTFLRLDHSALTPPYWINMGAVAITTLSGSTLILHAKSWSLLGEITPFLKGFTLFFWITGTWWIPLLFILMIWRHLYHRYPLTYDPQFWGMAFPLAMYTTSTYQLATALDLSFLTLIPRGMVYIAIAAWITVFFGMLRHLYHNFQNHFLSPTKENIYEKHL, encoded by the coding sequence TTGTTTTCCTTATTAAAACAAAAAGCAGGTAATCTTTTTCCTGGCTATTTTGCCTTAGTCATGGCTACAGGGGCATTATCAATAGGAACGCACCTGCTCGGAATGGATATTATTTCTAAGATATTATTATATATTAATATCATTGCCTATATTTCTTTATGGGTACTAACTCTTACACGAATTTTTTTCTATTTTCCTAGTATGTTAGCTGATTTGACAAGCCATACAATTGGACCAGGATTTTTTACATTAGTCGCTGGGACCTGTGTATTTGGTAGCCAACTAATTATTGTTGGTCACAACTACTCGATTGCCATTTATTTATGGGCACTGGCTATTCTATTATGGCTATTAATCATGTATACCTTCTTTTCAGCAGTTACCGTAAGAAGGGATAAACCTACGATGGTTGAAGGAATTAATGGGGCTTGGTTGATCGCAGCGGTCGCAACCCATTCCATTTCTATCCTTGGTACCCTACTATCCCCACAAGTAGACTCTGGAAAGGACATTCTTTTATTTTTCACTTTATGCATGTATTTCCTTGGCTGCATGTTATATTTAAATATCATTACACTCATTTTTTATCGATTTACCTTTTTAAGGCTGGATCATTCTGCTCTTACACCACCTTACTGGATTAATATGGGTGCAGTAGCCATTACTACTTTGTCAGGTTCAACATTAATTCTACATGCGAAATCCTGGTCCCTACTGGGTGAAATTACTCCCTTCTTAAAGGGTTTTACTTTATTTTTCTGGATAACCGGGACTTGGTGGATTCCGTTGTTATTTATACTTATGATTTGGCGCCATCTCTATCATCGCTATCCACTTACGTATGACCCACAATTTTGGGGAATGGCATTTCCACTTGCGATGTATACAACGAGTACCTATCAATTGGCAACAGCTCTAGATTTATCGTTTTTAACCCTAATTCCAAGAGGAATGGTATATATTGCGATAGCAGCATGGATTACCGTATTTTTTGGGATGCTTCGTCACCTATATCATAATTTTCAAAATCACTTCCTCTCACCAACTAAAGAAAATATCTATGAAAAACATCTCTAA
- a CDS encoding DinB family protein has protein sequence MNSLELFLLDYKECRRRFLITAAAFPDELLTWRPDKDALSVGETIRHVLLHDLGWLMILKDNRLPTEEEQSYLWKEPYTTLQDEVDRASVYHVEFIDYVSSLNMDDLGTKYINWPHKPISRTLGDTLERKSYHDAVHTGQLLQYLRMLHIDRPLIWD, from the coding sequence ATGAATTCACTTGAATTATTTTTACTAGACTATAAAGAATGCAGACGTCGTTTCTTAATCACTGCTGCTGCTTTTCCGGATGAATTACTTACATGGAGACCTGATAAAGATGCTTTATCAGTTGGGGAAACCATTCGTCATGTGTTGCTTCATGATCTTGGTTGGTTAATGATTTTAAAGGATAATAGGTTACCAACCGAAGAAGAACAAAGTTATTTATGGAAAGAGCCTTATACTACTCTTCAAGATGAAGTAGACAGAGCTTCGGTATATCATGTGGAGTTTATTGATTATGTATCTTCACTAAATATGGATGATCTTGGGACAAAATATATTAACTGGCCACATAAACCAATTAGTAGAACTCTGGGAGATACGTTAGAGAGGAAATCATATCATGATGCAGTCCACACAGGGCAACTTTTACAATATTTAAGAATGTTACATATAGACCGTCCTTTGATATGGGACTAA
- a CDS encoding SDR family oxidoreductase — translation MKILITGSTGMLGTALINQLTNLNYDVKLTSRGKPETTGDFEWVYSDFLTADGLDEAVKDVEVVIHAATSPLKNSRLIDVSGLEKFLTRLDHIKHFIYPSIVGIEDIPFKYYKLKCEAENLLKNSSIPYTIVRATQFHDFVDHLLLSKPLFKRYIIPGSIKFQSVDVGDFANHLIGLIEKGPQGRTDDFGGPEIMSLREMANLKINVNNEPNKIVSISLPGRLYKSLVNGKNTNKLRLIGKVTFKEYLSQKLE, via the coding sequence TTGAAAATATTAATAACAGGTTCAACCGGGATGTTGGGTACCGCTTTAATAAATCAATTAACAAACCTAAATTATGATGTAAAATTAACATCTAGAGGAAAACCTGAAACCACCGGAGATTTTGAGTGGGTTTATAGCGATTTTTTGACAGCGGATGGATTAGATGAAGCAGTAAAAGATGTAGAGGTTGTTATTCACGCAGCAACAAGTCCCTTGAAAAATTCAAGACTCATAGATGTATCAGGGTTAGAAAAATTTTTAACTAGGCTTGATCACATCAAACATTTTATTTATCCCTCAATTGTTGGTATTGAAGATATACCATTTAAATATTACAAATTGAAATGCGAAGCGGAAAACCTGTTAAAAAACAGTTCGATTCCTTATACAATTGTAAGGGCCACACAGTTTCACGATTTTGTTGATCATTTGCTTTTATCGAAGCCTCTTTTTAAACGATATATTATTCCAGGAAGCATTAAATTTCAAAGTGTGGATGTAGGCGATTTCGCCAATCATTTAATAGGATTAATAGAGAAAGGTCCTCAGGGAAGAACAGATGACTTTGGTGGACCCGAGATTATGTCTTTAAGAGAGATGGCGAATCTTAAGATTAATGTCAATAATGAGCCAAATAAAATTGTAAGCATTTCTTTACCAGGGAGGCTTTACAAATCACTGGTAAATGGAAAAAATACGAACAAGTTGAGACTAATAGGAAAAGTTACTTTTAAAGAGTACCTAAGTCAAAAGTTGGAATGA
- a CDS encoding 2-phosphosulfolactate phosphatase: MFFNQSPYECRVEWGRRGSREAAERGDIIIIVDVLSFSSTVITALRYGAIIYPYPRTLDGKKFAEKIGGEFILGRAEAAQIGAPTLSPVSFGQDHNNKKYVLTSLNGAYCTWIASQVPALLIGSLLNAKSVAAAANQLQKQTKATITVIPCGEQWEGSREYEDTLRPAIEDYLGAGAILSYLEGKKSPEAELCMTSFLHSKNIINNIIWDCGSGRELRGRGFETDVQHCSRLNVYQTVPVLNKDHFIEYV, from the coding sequence ATGTTCTTTAATCAATCTCCTTATGAATGTAGAGTGGAATGGGGACGGCGTGGGTCGAGAGAGGCTGCTGAAAGAGGGGATATAATTATCATTGTTGATGTCCTAAGTTTTTCATCTACAGTGATAACTGCTTTAAGATACGGGGCAATCATCTATCCATATCCTCGCACACTAGATGGGAAAAAGTTTGCAGAGAAAATTGGTGGCGAGTTTATTTTAGGTAGAGCAGAGGCTGCACAAATAGGAGCTCCCACTTTATCACCAGTATCCTTTGGCCAAGATCATAATAATAAAAAGTATGTATTAACCTCACTTAATGGGGCCTATTGCACATGGATTGCATCCCAAGTTCCTGCACTTTTAATAGGCTCCTTACTTAATGCGAAATCAGTGGCAGCTGCTGCTAATCAATTACAAAAACAAACGAAAGCGACTATAACTGTGATACCTTGTGGTGAGCAATGGGAAGGCAGTAGAGAATACGAAGATACTCTGCGCCCAGCAATTGAAGACTATTTAGGCGCTGGCGCCATTCTTAGTTATTTAGAAGGGAAAAAATCTCCAGAGGCAGAACTCTGTATGACTTCTTTTCTCCATTCTAAAAATATAATTAATAATATTATCTGGGATTGTGGAAGTGGACGTGAACTACGTGGAAGGGGATTTGAAACTGACGTACAGCATTGTAGCCGTTTAAATGTATATCAAACAGTTCCGGTATTGAATAAAGACCATTTTATAGAATATGTGTAA
- a CDS encoding DMT family transporter, translating to MTQKQANLILASVSMGWGTSYLFMKLCVDTIPPLTIIALRFGIAFILMIAIFYKKVILVDAKTLKYSAIVGAVLCSIFIALLYGMKNTTASSAGFLTSTTVILVPILQTFITRKLPSKNIFLGVLIVTSGLALLTIRNDFTFAFSSLLCLIAAFLYAVHIIITNYFAREVNTLQLGIYQLGFAAIYATIGSFIFESPVLPDGVIHWSAILGLALISSAYGFVMQPIAQKYTTPESTGFLFSLEPIFSAIFAFIFLHENMGLQGYFGASIILAGVFIANSRFKKQQNIFGKKSGTLS from the coding sequence ATGACTCAAAAACAAGCAAACTTGATTCTCGCTTCTGTTTCTATGGGGTGGGGGACCTCGTATCTCTTCATGAAGCTTTGTGTGGATACCATTCCTCCATTAACCATTATTGCTTTGCGATTTGGCATAGCATTTATCTTGATGATAGCGATCTTCTATAAAAAAGTCATTCTAGTAGATGCTAAAACATTGAAATACAGTGCGATTGTTGGAGCTGTGCTATGCAGTATTTTTATCGCATTATTGTATGGGATGAAAAATACCACTGCTTCATCAGCTGGTTTTTTGACTAGCACTACTGTTATCTTAGTACCGATTCTTCAGACATTCATTACACGGAAATTGCCCAGTAAGAACATTTTTCTTGGTGTTTTGATTGTTACAAGTGGCTTAGCGCTCCTGACAATTAGGAATGATTTTACTTTTGCGTTTAGCTCGCTATTGTGTTTAATTGCCGCCTTTCTTTATGCGGTTCACATTATAATCACAAACTACTTTGCTCGAGAAGTAAATACCTTGCAACTTGGGATTTATCAACTTGGATTTGCTGCAATATATGCAACCATTGGCTCCTTTATTTTTGAATCACCTGTTTTACCAGATGGAGTGATTCATTGGTCTGCAATCCTTGGTTTAGCACTTATTAGCTCTGCTTATGGTTTTGTCATGCAGCCGATTGCACAAAAGTACACGACCCCTGAGAGCACTGGCTTTCTCTTTTCACTGGAACCAATTTTTTCAGCAATCTTTGCATTCATTTTCTTACATGAAAATATGGGGCTACAAGGATATTTTGGTGCTTCAATAATTTTAGCAGGTGTATTCATAGCAAACTCTAGATTTAAGAAACAACAAAATATTTTTGGTAAAAAAAGCGGCACCCTCAGTTGA
- a CDS encoding helix-turn-helix domain-containing protein yields the protein MNFDPLVSEVATIISEQSRSTMLLTLLDGRKYTVSELALASKITPQTASFHLSKMMDKGIVKSEKLGRHKYLSLSNAEVAKVLESLLCLTPERKPNSFREVSRNKEIHFARTCYDHLAGSLGVGVTNSLLNNNFICDTGEQDFELTPQGESLLASIGIDIQHIRKKRRSFSCKCLDWSERRFHLAGSLGNAILLFTLENNWIERMPSTRALKITNKGREGFEEVFGFSID from the coding sequence ATGAATTTTGATCCGCTAGTGTCAGAAGTAGCCACAATAATTAGTGAGCAATCACGTTCAACGATGTTATTAACTTTATTGGATGGAAGAAAATATACAGTTTCAGAATTGGCATTGGCTTCAAAAATAACTCCTCAAACAGCAAGCTTTCATTTGTCTAAAATGATGGACAAAGGTATTGTAAAATCAGAAAAACTGGGCAGGCATAAATACCTTTCACTTTCCAATGCTGAAGTAGCTAAAGTATTGGAATCTTTACTATGTTTAACACCGGAAAGAAAACCAAACTCATTTAGAGAAGTATCACGAAATAAAGAAATACACTTTGCGAGAACTTGTTATGATCATCTAGCCGGTTCGTTAGGGGTTGGAGTAACTAATTCATTATTAAATAATAACTTTATATGTGATACGGGTGAGCAGGATTTCGAGTTGACTCCACAAGGGGAAAGTCTTTTAGCTTCAATAGGAATAGATATTCAACATATCAGGAAAAAAAGGCGTTCGTTTTCATGTAAGTGTCTTGATTGGAGTGAAAGAAGATTTCATTTAGCAGGCTCTCTTGGGAATGCAATTTTATTATTTACACTCGAAAATAATTGGATTGAGCGAATGCCTTCAACTCGGGCACTTAAGATAACGAATAAAGGAAGAGAAGGGTTTGAGGAAGTTTTTGGATTTAGCATTGATTAG
- a CDS encoding general stress protein, producing the protein MYEHEKHLVGVYDTEHEAIKAVEDLKRQGYAAEDISVIGANNDKVNEINDATGTKTEDDLLAGAATGGALGGLVGLLAGVGALAIPGIGPFVAAGPIAATLTGAAVGAGVGGLAGALVGMGFEEDEADRYEGYVKEGKILVLVERRITSVGDGQLDTIGEDNLTGRSMTTNEPSNAALTSGNPNDPRLR; encoded by the coding sequence ATGTACGAACATGAAAAGCACTTGGTGGGAGTTTATGATACGGAACATGAGGCTATTAAGGCGGTTGAAGACCTAAAACGACAGGGATACGCTGCAGAGGATATCTCGGTTATAGGAGCAAACAATGACAAAGTAAACGAAATAAATGATGCAACAGGTACGAAGACAGAAGATGATTTACTTGCAGGAGCGGCAACAGGCGGGGCACTTGGTGGACTCGTCGGATTGCTCGCTGGTGTGGGAGCACTCGCGATACCAGGTATTGGACCATTTGTAGCCGCTGGACCAATTGCAGCCACATTGACGGGTGCAGCAGTCGGCGCAGGAGTTGGTGGGTTGGCTGGAGCTTTAGTTGGTATGGGCTTCGAAGAGGATGAAGCAGATCGTTATGAAGGTTATGTTAAAGAAGGTAAAATTCTTGTCCTTGTAGAACGCCGAATAACCAGCGTTGGAGATGGCCAACTCGATACGATTGGTGAGGATAATCTAACAGGCAGATCAATGACAACAAATGAACCGTCCAATGCTGCGCTTACTTCGGGCAATCCTAATGATCCACGCTTAAGATAA
- a CDS encoding carbon starvation CstA family protein — protein MKALKSIIIWGIVSALGAAGFAVMALNNGESINAIWLVTAAICVYAVAYRFYSKFMAKKVFELDDHRKTPAEINNDGKDYVPTNKWILFGHHFAAIAGAGPLVGPILAAQMGYLPGTIWIVVGVVLAGAVQDFIILFGSMRRNGKSLGEMIKEEIGPITGLISMIGILGIMIILLAVLALVVVKALTGSPWGMFTIAATIPIAILMGFYMRYIRPGRVGEASLIGVVLLLLSIYGGQYVSQHAELAKMFTFSGETIAIMMIIYGFIASVLPVWMLLAPRDYLSTFLKVGTIVGLALGIFIVAPDLQMPGITKFVDGTGPVFAGNLFPFLFITIACGAVSGFHALVSSGTTPKMIERESHAQPIGYGAMLTESFVAVMAMIAACVLTPGIYFAINSPPAVIGADAVQAAQTVSSWGFTITPDELTKLANDVGEQTVLSRTGGAPTLAIGMAVIFSNVIGGKTLMAFWYHFAILFEALFILTTIDAGTRVGRFMIQDILGTVYKPFAKTEALIPNIIATTLCVFGWGYFLYQGVIDPLGGINTLWPLFGIANQMLAAIALLLGTTVLLKMGKKAYVWVTLVPTTWILIVTMAAGWQKLFHENPKIGFLAHSKVFKEALDAGKVLAPAANKEQMKQVLLNDYIDAALCGFFMIVVIAVLISSFRIWIKVLNNHKMDLHESPYVPRDDGDIKHYA, from the coding sequence ATGAAAGCGTTAAAATCTATCATTATCTGGGGGATTGTTTCAGCACTCGGCGCTGCTGGTTTTGCCGTCATGGCCTTGAACAACGGAGAAAGCATTAATGCCATCTGGCTCGTTACTGCCGCTATCTGTGTTTATGCCGTTGCCTATCGGTTTTACAGCAAGTTTATGGCTAAGAAGGTATTTGAGCTGGATGACCACCGAAAAACACCAGCAGAAATCAACAATGACGGTAAAGACTATGTTCCTACAAACAAATGGATTCTTTTCGGACATCACTTTGCAGCTATTGCGGGGGCAGGGCCGTTAGTCGGACCTATTCTTGCAGCACAAATGGGTTATTTACCGGGAACAATATGGATTGTGGTTGGTGTAGTTCTTGCCGGCGCTGTTCAGGACTTTATCATTCTATTCGGATCCATGCGTCGGAATGGAAAATCGCTTGGAGAAATGATTAAGGAAGAAATTGGCCCTATCACTGGTTTAATTTCCATGATTGGTATTTTAGGAATTATGATTATTTTATTGGCCGTTTTAGCACTCGTCGTCGTGAAAGCGCTTACCGGTAGTCCATGGGGAATGTTTACGATTGCGGCAACCATTCCTATTGCGATTCTGATGGGATTTTATATGCGTTATATCCGTCCCGGTCGTGTCGGTGAGGCCTCACTCATCGGCGTAGTCCTTCTTCTTCTATCTATTTATGGCGGACAATATGTTTCTCAGCACGCCGAGCTAGCAAAGATGTTTACCTTTTCAGGTGAAACCATTGCCATCATGATGATTATTTATGGGTTCATAGCTTCCGTTCTACCCGTTTGGATGCTTCTTGCACCGCGTGACTATTTGAGCACATTTTTAAAAGTAGGTACCATTGTTGGGCTGGCATTAGGAATTTTCATAGTTGCTCCTGATTTGCAAATGCCCGGTATTACAAAGTTTGTTGATGGTACTGGCCCTGTATTTGCAGGAAATCTTTTTCCTTTCCTATTTATCACGATCGCATGTGGAGCCGTTTCAGGATTCCATGCCCTTGTATCTTCAGGTACAACACCAAAAATGATCGAACGAGAGTCTCACGCCCAACCAATTGGCTACGGAGCCATGTTAACTGAATCGTTCGTTGCAGTTATGGCAATGATTGCTGCCTGTGTGCTGACCCCGGGTATCTACTTTGCAATCAACAGCCCCCCTGCTGTTATTGGTGCGGATGCCGTCCAGGCTGCCCAGACTGTTTCTAGCTGGGGATTCACCATTACACCTGATGAATTGACCAAACTGGCAAATGATGTAGGAGAACAAACCGTTCTTTCACGGACCGGCGGTGCACCTACCCTTGCAATCGGAATGGCGGTTATTTTTTCAAATGTAATTGGCGGGAAAACACTGATGGCTTTCTGGTACCATTTTGCCATTCTATTTGAAGCCCTGTTTATTTTAACTACGATTGATGCTGGAACAAGAGTAGGACGTTTTATGATTCAGGATATTCTTGGTACTGTCTATAAACCATTCGCAAAAACAGAGGCCCTTATACCAAATATAATCGCAACAACCCTCTGTGTTTTTGGCTGGGGATATTTTCTCTACCAAGGTGTTATTGATCCACTTGGTGGAATCAATACGTTATGGCCGCTCTTTGGAATTGCTAACCAGATGCTCGCAGCAATCGCTCTGCTCCTTGGAACGACTGTCCTTTTAAAAATGGGCAAGAAAGCATATGTATGGGTAACGCTCGTACCAACCACCTGGATTTTGATTGTTACGATGGCCGCCGGTTGGCAAAAGCTCTTCCATGAAAATCCAAAAATCGGCTTTTTGGCTCACTCAAAGGTTTTCAAGGAAGCGCTAGATGCTGGTAAAGTCCTCGCACCCGCAGCAAATAAAGAGCAAATGAAGCAGGTTTTGCTGAATGACTATATCGATGCTGCCTTGTGCGGATTTTTTATGATAGTGGTAATAGCCGTGCTGATTTCCTCTTTCCGAATCTGGATTAAGGTCTTGAATAACCACAAAATGGATTTACATGAATCCCCTTATGTTCCTAGGGATGATGGAGACATCAAACATTATGCTTAA
- a CDS encoding CBO0543 family protein yields MSLEFKYWKWIFLIISILTFNIVALKTRKQLPTTVIYSTTFFALCIQQYFDSYAAFFFKAWGFFSVDTADFPSLLVKWGIYPAAIVMIINWYPYKSSMTKRFCYIMGWSVFSTSFEWVTMKLGILWHIHWNLFYSFIIYPIIYYLFLILHVKFYQWLKRREYR; encoded by the coding sequence ATGTCCCTTGAATTTAAATATTGGAAATGGATTTTTCTAATCATTTCGATTTTGACTTTTAATATAGTTGCATTAAAAACGAGAAAACAATTACCTACTACTGTGATCTATTCAACAACTTTTTTTGCATTGTGTATTCAACAATATTTTGATTCTTATGCAGCGTTCTTTTTTAAGGCATGGGGATTTTTTTCAGTGGATACGGCTGATTTCCCTTCATTGTTAGTTAAATGGGGAATTTATCCAGCAGCAATTGTTATGATTATAAATTGGTATCCTTATAAATCATCAATGACGAAGAGATTTTGTTATATTATGGGATGGTCCGTTTTTTCTACTTCCTTTGAATGGGTGACAATGAAATTAGGAATTCTTTGGCATATCCATTGGAACTTATTTTATTCATTTATTATATATCCCATTATTTATTACCTATTTTTAATTCTACACGTAAAGTTTTACCAGTGGTTAAAGCGAAGGGAATATAGGTAG
- a CDS encoding LD-carboxypeptidase, with translation MHIPSKLDVGDEIRIVAPSRSAGILSKEGFEQAKKRLEDLGFKVTFGKHILESDLQNSSSIEQRVQDIHEAFQDPNVKGILTVIGGFNSNELLQYLDYELIKNNPKVFCGYSDITAIGTAITTQSGFITYSGPHFSSFQMEKAQEYQTTFFKKCLMQSETYSVVSSPIWSDDAWYIDQENRQFEEANWKTYSEGYTKGTLYGGNLCTLNLLQGTPYMPAIMDCVLFIEDDELTIPETFARDLTSLLQVAGNIKALVVGRFQRASKVTEEQLLFILDKHPLLKEIPVLYDVDFGHTQPIFTFPIGGEVEINSTNKTITFTKF, from the coding sequence ATGCATATCCCATCGAAATTAGATGTTGGCGATGAAATTAGGATTGTTGCACCAAGCAGAAGTGCAGGAATTTTATCAAAGGAAGGATTCGAACAAGCTAAGAAACGATTAGAAGATTTAGGTTTTAAAGTAACCTTTGGAAAACATATTTTGGAATCGGATCTACAAAACTCTTCATCTATTGAACAAAGAGTTCAGGATATTCACGAAGCCTTTCAAGACCCGAACGTAAAAGGCATTTTAACTGTAATTGGCGGGTTTAATAGTAATGAATTGTTACAGTACCTAGACTACGAGTTAATCAAAAATAATCCAAAAGTTTTTTGTGGCTATAGTGATATTACAGCGATTGGAACTGCTATTACAACACAATCAGGGTTTATTACATATTCAGGGCCTCATTTTTCAAGTTTTCAAATGGAAAAAGCACAGGAATATCAAACCACTTTCTTTAAAAAATGTCTGATGCAATCTGAGACATATTCAGTTGTGTCTTCACCTATTTGGAGTGATGATGCTTGGTATATTGATCAGGAAAATCGACAATTTGAGGAAGCAAACTGGAAAACATATAGTGAAGGTTACACGAAAGGTACATTATATGGTGGTAATTTATGTACACTGAATTTATTGCAAGGGACACCTTATATGCCTGCCATAATGGATTGTGTCCTCTTTATTGAAGATGACGAATTGACTATTCCTGAGACGTTCGCACGTGATCTGACCTCACTTTTACAAGTTGCTGGGAACATAAAAGCTTTGGTAGTTGGTAGATTCCAACGAGCTTCAAAGGTGACTGAAGAACAATTACTTTTTATTTTAGATAAACATCCTTTATTAAAGGAAATTCCTGTTTTATATGATGTCGATTTTGGGCACACCCAACCTATTTTCACCTTCCCAATTGGCGGAGAAGTAGAAATTAACAGTACCAATAAAACCATTACTTTCACTAAATTTTAA